The Gambusia affinis linkage group LG05, SWU_Gaff_1.0, whole genome shotgun sequence region ctgtttaatatttatatggttataattatcaataaatattcatgataataaattatttcatgttgaaATGTAGATGCCTCGAGGaaagctgcatcagaaccagactgtctctcctcttgttgttaattctttatctttggtataaaactcatgtgtttcTCTGACTGacagcttttcatccagacctgcttcattactgattgtcccaCAGTCTCTCTGTATTgttcaatatatgaataaacctgattgagtgatttcacctgaacagtgcttggaaataggaTTTTTCCACAACAATACTAATTGTAACTACATTTGTATGAAATCCAAATTTTTTCAGCCTACCTGTTAGTGAGTTACAGATATTGGTTACATTGCCTTGAGAAATgagattttgttaaaaataaaacaggttttaatgcagaaaatggTCAAATGTTCCAGGTTAAACCATTGGAACAGATACAGAGTGAGGTTCACCGTCCAGCTGGGCTCCACTCAGTTCACCTTAGGGGGGACACCAAGTGAAGCAAAGACTGTGGCGCcacttctgctttattttctcctcttcctgctctctcTAACGTGTTTGTCTTCCTTAATCTGTTCTTGTTCTTGTGTTACTGTCGTCAGTCTTAAATGTTATGGTTGTGTAATCgtgcagcagtgtgtgtgtgagcagataaaacagatAAACGATAAAGAGTCCTTTTGTCCTTAACAGAGTGTTCCTTATGAATTACTTGTAACAATTTTGGTCTAAAGTTACAAGATTCATAGTTTCTTTTATGAAGGACATTTTAGTTCCATTAGTCTTTTTATCACAATGTAGCATCAGGGATTCTTTTCTATTTATGTTTGTCCTTAACTTGATCTTTGTTAGCACATTAGCTCCACTTTACACCAATCTAACTGTTAGCCacataaaacagatgtttttctttgagtagcagatgaaaatgtaatcaCATCTCTAATTAGTCAAATCACAGACTGTTACTTGCCGGATCGTCTTGCTGCTGCTCACCACTGCTCCCCGTCCCTTCTCCCTGGTTTCCTCATGGTCTCTTCATTTctctgctttggttttatttttattctttggactttgttgtttttttttgaaagtttgatttttaattaaatctccaACAGAACTTTTCCGTCTCCTGCCTGCTGCATTTGGGTCCACACTTCAACCACACACATCATGCCAGACAGTGGTAATGCATTGAACTTTAAAGCCACTCTGTCCATTATGGTCAGTTTGGAATGAATatgtgtaaacatttaaatataaatgaaaatattttttaagaaccACAATAAAACCTAACTttgttacaaaattaaattgctATAGTGAaccattttcttacattttcaagttaagaactaaaatatacaaatatttttacagccAAAATATTTGCTGGAAATGGTGGATTTTGTACATCTATTGACATAGTAAAGATATCAATAAATACTTTTCTGTCATGAGGTGTGGAGGATTCGGTGGTGAGGCAAAACGCTAGGAGACCCAGGTAAGAGAAATATGGTAGATTTAATGATGAATGAAGCTCCAGACAGTCCAAATCCCTGGCAGCACTGCTAAGCAGAAGCTGATGCTCAACACAGGTAGGAACAGGGAGCACGAATGGACACACGAATGGACAGAAGTCAGAATGAGACGTAAGGacccaacaacaacacacacacacacacaggtgacactaaggAGGTGATCAGGGAACGAGActcacctgggaactaatcaaagggaGGCAGGACAACCCaaagactcagacacacaggaaactcgaaataaacagaaaaacacggaacatgacattttcaaaatattgccACTGATGCCTGATGTCCACTTTGGTGGACAGGTGATCATTTGTAACTACTCCaaattcaaagttatcaaaaatagTGATCTATTCAGTCCAGTgtgttgtgaaataattatctcttctctcctgtttctttctgttcttctcaTTGTCTAATTCTCTGCTAGCATGAAGGCTAGCTCTCCCACAACTTGAAACCTCTGGGCTTCACTGAAAAtcaagttttgtattttgttatttattatgaaattgTTGATTGAAACATGTCATATTTCAAGGTTGATTAAGAgcaatatttgcttttgtttaatattttatttgttatggaACGGTTTTAGCCTTTTGCTAACAAAATGGGTCACTTTGACTCTAAGTGCTGCTGTTCAGCCCTGTGTGTTcacaaatgcattaaaagaatcaagaaaactgtaaaagcaAAGAATCGTGGGTGATGAAAGAGGTCTGTGTCTTTAGAGAATCAGATGAGTTAAAATTTTACACTGTAACATTGTtctgtttccaaataaaagaAGGAAACCCTATTTGTATAGAGGGTCATCGTCACAGCTcatcaataaacaaaatgattctaCTTTCAGGAGCAAAGGCAGATGTGAATTCTTGTGGGttggaaaaaactttttttttcttaaaaaatctTCAACCTGAAAACAAGGACAAGTCGCTGTTTCTTCAGAAAGTCAGTTTAATTTCATCACGTTTACAATCAAGTTTTCCCTTGAGCAaaactcactgcaaaaacagaaaatttaccAATTAtatttagtctagtttctattACAAATCTCTCAGTTCACTTGagataaagcaaaactaactacagcaaaatataggagctggttgttttaaatcaattccTTAATGTTATTGAAAAGGATCTCATTGGCTGATTATTTAAGTTACAATAGgtgaaatgtttcattattaGTGAATACCATCCTGTGATTGGTAGCTTCCTgtccaacaggaagtggtgaaCAGAGTTTAAAAGCCATTGCAGGACTGCACACATTCACAGGAAGCTGGACCAGCGATGGCTctgctgaaggttctgctgctgctggggctggGTGAGTCGGACACACTGGAAACACTAGAAACACTGGAAACACTGGAAACACTTCCACTGGTTCCAGGGAgcctgctgctctctgtgactCTCAAACTTCCCTCTGATTCTTTTTCAGACTGAAATTTCTTTGAATGTAAACTGTGATGCTTTCAATCTTTaactatttttccattttctgttccagCAGCCTGATTTCTGAGTAAagtcctcctttttcttctgcagctgTTCCAGTGAACTCaggtgtttctctgcagaagagaATCATCGGAGGTCATGACTGTGATAACAAGGAGCATCTTCATTATGTTCGGCTGACGGGCACCAATGGTACTTCCACAATCCTGTGTGGCGGATCTCTGATCCACCCAGAGTGGATCCTTACTGCAGCTCACTGCTGGGAGTTGGAGGCAGGGTGGTAGGAAAGAGacattaagacatttttatccACAGATGAtcaggttttctgtgtgttcatTATGATCTAACATTTTCTGAAGGACCTTTACAGCAGTGTTAGGAGTTCATCCCTCAACGGCTAAACAGGAGGATCAGATAATCCAAAAGAGTCCTGTGATTTATGTTAAAGACGGTCAGCTGCATGACATCATGTTGCTGAAGCTTCAGAGACCAGTAAGAAATATCCCACCTGCTCCTCTACCACGATGCAGTGACCGTCTTAAGGAGTAAGTCTTTCTCTGATCAAAAGCTTgacttcaggttttctgtctcaAATCCTCCAGTCCTGCTacctctgcttcagcacacctgagtccGGTAATCAggccaccagcagaaccagaacccattTAGCTCAGGTGTGCTGGACCAGAGACCCGTTTAAAGGACGCAGGACACATCACTGAGGACTGGAGGTGGACACTCCTGTGGCAGTGGAAGACATCcttcatggatttattttctgttgtttcattgTTCCTTCTAACGATTCATTTTCTTCATTGTCGTCCTCATTGACATTTATTCTAATTGTGTTTCAGTGGTGATAAAGTTCAGCTGGCAGGAGAGGGAGCAACAACAACCGGTCCTAATAATGAACGATGTGAGAGAAATATTgaagttatgagaataaaatcttgGTTTCTGTCTCTACAGAGAAGGTTGAGTGAAGAACATGTTAATGATTCTCATGATTCTCTACAGTACCGTTTGCTCCTGCTTCAGCACATATTCAGTGTGTTGACATGAACATCGCTGCTGTTTCCTACTTTGATCCGAAACGTGGGCATGTATTCCGTGCTGCATCACTGAACAAGGATGTATGTGTTGTAAGTTTGTTTCCTCAATATCTCTCTACAGTGATTAGAAGACgtttctgttttacaacataaatatattGATATACATTTTTCTACAGGGTGACTCTGGTGGAGGAGTGATCTTCAACAAGAGGCTTTATGGTGTGATTTCTGCAGGTGGAAACAATGCATGTCAGAAAGCAGCTTTCATCATGGATGTGTGTGAATACATGACATGGATAAGCAAATCAACTTaaacaaaaagtattaaaaaagtatcattaaataaaattctcaaATTTATCATGAAATCAAATTTTCTCTGTTGAGGTTACTAGAGATCATCCCATTTCCCCATGCTGGACATTTTGGTTTAGCAGTAACAATACATAAAACTGCCTGTAAAATGAGTCATAAATTAATGTCTAGActtaataaaactgaacttaatGAGCTGAGGAACGTTTCACACATGAGGAAGTCACCCTGAGACCCGAGACCTGCTGCTCTGAGTCAGGACTCTTCCTCCATCCTACAGAGACAGAAGCTcatcagacctacagagatccctgccttcatcgatcatcatcctcctcctgctgcaacacctccttcatcatcaggacAGGTCTGGGCTTGGAAACGCCAAACTCTCAAAGGTTCCCTCTTCAGCTCTCAGTGTCAGCTTTAGGGAAAGATggactagatgattgattttacttatttgattatttctgctgtaCTAACTCTTGCAAAAATgtcttactaataaaatatttagcataaagaaaatcttaaagaTGTTGTGGGGGCATGCTGTGgcggcgcagggggttagcacgccccatgtttggaggccttagtcgacgcggacgtcgcggCTTCAACtcccgcatgtcttcccccctctcttcaccctctttcctgtctgcctactgtgacaaaaatacgagccactatcACCACAAAAACtcctcaataaaaaaaaggaaagaaaaaaaaagatgttgtggacattcagtTATTGAGTCGCCtcaaagttctttgatggttgtaaaacaGCTCTGATAAAGAGGAAGTGACCATTAACAGGTGAGCTCTGTGAAACTAGCTGGCTGCAGCTGATCAGTATGGATGATTCTCAGGGGAAGAAGgttgggacacctggatggaggccGTCAGGAACCAGGAGACTCTTTCTGGACAGCTGCTTTAatcagagtttacttcagttctggataaatatttagaaactcAATcaacctgttagacagagagcTGGAagcatctcccctctcagaagaaGTAAGTAGTACTTACTGGCAAGTAAGTAAGAAAGTAAATGTGGTAATGCTACTAAAAGTTTGTTGCCAACTGCCAGTAAATCCaacaagaaaaagaggagaTGAACCGCATTGAAAAACGTGGTGGAGTTATTAAGAAACAAGTGTTTTTGCAGACAGTTTGTTCATAGATATCAACTCTACACTCTTGCTACTGTGATAATTTTAGACCGGAATTCACTGTACAGTAGGTGGAAAGTCATATGTAATGCTCACTAACGCATTAGCATTCATTAGCACAGTGAATGGACTTTGAGTACTATGAGCTAACTCGGCTAACAGAAGACTTAACTAAGGTTTCCATCGTGGGAGCATTCCAGAGTTGAGGTTAGTGCAGAGAGATGATCTTACACTGAGAGTTTTGTGACTGTGTCGGACTTTCCTTCTGTTTCCTTGAGTCCTGTGGACCGAGGGACTGGTGAAGGAGCTGAAGACATCTTACCAACTGGGACTAAGGACAGGTGAAATTCCAAGAAGGTTCAAGATTTTCCCTCGGCGTAAGGTATAAAATTTCACGCTTCATCATCACATCAGGCCTGAtatgtttgggggttttttggtgACTATATTGTAGTTCATTATTGCCGGTTTAAGTGGATATTGAAGTGTGGACCCACATTAACTAACAGGTTTTGTGAAACCAAAGTACtgaaacatttatcatttttgtgaatttattgttGTGTTAATATATGTTCAAAAGTTCAATACATacaggtgtgtgtttgatttCTTGTAGAATAGTACTTggagtttattattattcaaatctGTATTATGGGGTAAAAAGAATGGAAAAGTACTAGCGTATTATTACTGTAAGGTGAGTGAAACTTAACAATGTTTAAACATGAGAATGTACTAGAGTTATATTTGTAAGTTAACGGGTTTAATAAACATGGGCCCTTACCTACTTCAGAGCGGTATAACTGGGCTACAATATTCTAGCTCCTGTTGCTAAGTATCTTCtggtctacttcctgttgctaagtatcctctggtctacttcctgttgctaagtatcctctggtctacttcctgttgctaagtatcctctggtctacttcctgttgctaagtatcctctggtctacttcctgttgctaagtatcctctggtctacttcctgttgctaagtatcctctggtctacttcctgttgctaaGTATCTTCtggtctacttcctgttgctaaGTATCTTCtggtctacttcctgttgctaagtatcctctggtctacttcctgttgctaagtatcctctggtctacttcctgttgctaagtatcctctggtctacttcctgttgctaagtatcctctggtctacttcctgttgctaaGTATCTTCtggtctacttcctgttgctaaGTATCTTCtggtctacttcctgttgctaaGTATCTTCtggtctacttcctgttgctaagtatcctctggtctacttcctgttgctaagtatcctctggtctacttcctgttgctaaGTATCTTCtggtctacttcctgttgctaaGTATCTTCtggtctacttcctgttgctaaGTATCTTCtggtctacttcctgttgctaaGTATCTTCtggtctacttcctgttgctaaGTATCTTCtggtctacttcctgttgctaagtatcctctggtctacttcctgttgctaaGTATCTTCtggtctacttcctgttgctaagtatcctctggtctacttcctgttgctaaGTATCTTCtggtctacttcctgttgctatgtatcctctggtctacttcctgttgctaaGTATCTTCtggtctacttcctgttgctaaGTATCTTCtggtctacttcctgttgctaagtatcctctggtctacttcctgttgctaagtatcctctggtctacttcctgttgctaagtatcctctggtctacttcctgttgctaagtatcctctggtctactTCCTGTTCTGGGTTGGAAGAACGGGAGTTTAAAAGTTGTTCCTAAGGTagatttttctgcattattagTTTCTTCCAATTTCTGTTCTGGGTTGCCAGATAAGTGTAAGTATGTAACTGTCCTATTATGAAATCATCCGTGTGTAACTTTTATCTgatatttaaatcaacatttcatTGTCAGGACTCTTATGAAAGTCAGCAGGCCCGTTCCAGCAGAGCTGATAAACCATCTACCATGACTGGGAGGAGAGCAGAAAGGCCGATTCATGGCTGTGTGGTCACCAGTTCCTCATTGGCTCCCGCTACACAGGCTGCAGCCGCAGAGgttctgaaaacacattttagttaaatattgtctGAATAAATAACTGAGGTCAGGAGATTTGGTTGATTATTCAATGTTATTTGACTCAGAGGGACTGAATAagatgcatgccacacttttcaggttttttctaTATTCCTCCTGTTTTAAAACTTCTCAAATCCTTAAAATACTTAAACAGAGGACATGTGACTTCAGGCCAGAATCCacagagaaaatgatttttactgaaaagcaaAAACCTTCTGGTCTAATAATTAAAGGAAGCAAGTTAAAAACTTCTGATCCAAAGAAACTTAAGCTTAAAGTTTCCTGCCTGGTCAGCTGGTCTAAAGGTTTagttttaataaactttgtttttatgtcttgtgaggaaaaagggaagaagaaaatgtttcatgttggAGAActtctgttggttctgatttcttgttttctagATTTTCTGGTTGAAttgtctctgttttctctgGTTCTGAGCTGAGCAGCTGAAAGCCTTTCCAACTGTTATAAtgcgtaaccatggcaacacgCTGTTGTTTTACAGTTTGGATCAACCAATTAGCATCTCAAACAATTCCCGAACTTTGACCCTAAATATCAGAGAAGTTGAACAGGAAGCTGGAACCATTTCCACCATCGATCACAGAGGATGGtgtcccctactccaacatctccaacatctctaaaaacaaaaatcaactaAAAGCTTTAATTTACTTGATGAATCACATTTACCCATCGTTTTTATTTGAACTGATGAGTTgaggtgtgaatatttttatccaggtttttctgctgtgaaggagaaaataaaaaatcctttttagaaaatgttgtgatttaaatataaaatgttcctGCAGGTTTTCCTCAGTAATGGCAACATTAAGCAAATCAGTGGGAGCCGCTGGTGCAGATCGCTCGTACTGTTTCCATGCAACGCAAAACTTTATGCAAAAACACTCAGGAGGCTGAAGGTCAGGAGAAGAACGagaagttttaacaaataatggAGGAACAAAACGTCAGATTCAAATTTAACTCAAATTTCATCCaaacataaaagagaaaatcagattgtttgatttgttttaagaatcagaaactttaaatcatttaaatcatttaaagctGAAACGTTTTTCACCTCATTCAGCTGAAAGTCATCCAGAATCAAACCCATTACATTTCAgttcctgttggttcctttcagttcctgttggttcctttCAGTTCCTgctggttcctgttggttctttgttggttcctgttggttcatATTGGTTCCTTGTTGGTTCTTTGTTGGTTCCTTGTTGGTTCCTGATGGTTCTTtgttggttcctgttggttctttgttggttcctgttggttctttgttggttcctgttggttcctgttggttcgtattggttcctgttggttcctttcagttcctgttggttcatgttggttcctgttggttcctttcagttcctgttggttctttgttggttcctgttggttcatATTGGTTCATGTTGGTTCCTTTCAGTTCCTGTTGGTTCTTTGTTGGTTCCTTTCAGTTCCTGTTGGTTCTTtgttggttcctgttggttcctgttggttcctgttggttcctttcagttcctgttggttcctttCAGTTCCTgctggttcctgttggttctttgttggtttctgttggttcatattggttcctgttggttcctttcagttcctgttggttctttgttggttcctgttggttcctgttggttctttgttggttcctgttggttcatattggttcctgttggttcctttcagttcctgttggttctttgttggttcctgttggttcatattggttcctgttggttcctttcagttcctgttggttctttgttggttcctgttggttcatATTGGTTCCTTGTTGGTTCCTGATGGTTCCTtgttggttcctgttggttctttgttgggtcctgttggttctttgttggttcctgttggttcctgttggttcatattggttcctgttggttcctttcagttcctgttggttctttgttggttcctgttggttcatattggttcctgttggttcctttcagttcctgttggttctttgttggttcctgttggttcatattggttcctgttggttcctttcagttcctgttggttctttgttggttcctttcagttcctgttggttctttgttggttcctgttggttcctgttggttctttGTTGGTCCCtgttggttcctgttggttcatattggttcctgttggttcctttcagttcctgttggttctttgttggttcctgttggttcctgttggttcatattggttcctgttggttctttGTTGGTTCCTGATGGTTCTTtgttggttcctgttggttctttGTTGGTTCCAGCTGGTTCTTtgttggttcctgttggttcatattggttcctgttggttccttgttggttcctgttggttctttgttggttcctgttggttctttgttggttcctgttggttcctgttggttcctttcagttcctgttggttctttgttggttcctgttggttcatattggttcctgttggttcctttcagttcctgttggttctttgttggttcctgttggttctttgttggttcctgttggttcatattggttcctgttggttctttgttggttcctgttggatctttgttggttcctgttggttcatattggttcctgttggttcctttcagttcctgttggttctttgttggttcctgttggttctttgttggttcctgttggttcctgttggttcatattggttcctgttggttcctgttggttcatattggttcctgttggttcctttcagttcctgttggttctttgttggttcctgttggttctttgttggttcctgttggttcctgttggttcctttcagttcctgttggttctttgttggttcctgttggttcctaTTGGTTCATattggttcctgttggttctttGTTGGTTCCTGATGGTTCCTtgttggttcctgttggttctttGTTGGTTCCAGCTGGTTCTTtgttggttcctgttggttctttGTTGGTTCCTTTCAGTTCCTgctggttcctgttggttcctttCAGTTCCTGCTGGTTCCTgctggttcctgttggttcctgctggttcctgttggttcctttCAGTTCCTgctggttcctgttggttcctttCAGTTCCTGCT contains the following coding sequences:
- the LOC122830870 gene encoding snake venom serine protease Dav-PA-like isoform X2 — its product is MALLKVLLLLGLAVPVNSGVSLQKRIIGGHDCDNKEHLHYVRLTGTNGTSTILCGGSLIHPEWILTAAHCWELEAGWTFTAVLGVHPSTAKQEDQIIQKSPVIYVKDGQLHDIMLLKLQRPVRNIPPAPLPRCSDRLKDGDKVQLAGEGATTTGPNNERLPFAPASAHIQCVDMNIAAVSYFDPKRGHVFRAASLNKDGDSGGGVIFNKRLYGVISAGGNNACQKAAFIMDVCEYMTWISKST
- the LOC122830870 gene encoding snake venom serine protease Dav-PA-like isoform X1; the encoded protein is MALLKVLLLLGLAVPVNSGVSLQKRIIGGHDCDNKEHLHYVRLTGTNGTSTILCGGSLIHPEWILTAAHCWELEAGWTFTAVLGVHPSTAKQEDQIIQKSPVIYVKDGQLHDIMLLKLQRPVRNIPPAPLPRCSDRLKDGDKVQLAGEGATTTGPNNERLPFAPASAHIQCVDMNIAAVSYFDPKRGHVFRAASLNKDVCVGDSGGGVIFNKRLYGVISAGGNNACQKAAFIMDVCEYMTWISKST